In Juglans regia cultivar Chandler chromosome 13, Walnut 2.0, whole genome shotgun sequence, the following proteins share a genomic window:
- the LOC108991653 gene encoding thioredoxin H2-like, whose amino-acid sequence MGGNVYELQKLNGSMASRVTAFHSNEQWKSHFQAFKDTNKLSVVYFTATWCGACRFIEPAFKEFSAEYKDAEFIKIDVDELESVAWGLEVGTLPTFLLVKKGKVVERVVGVRKDELQKMIVKHRA is encoded by the exons ATGGGAGGCAATGTTTACGAATTGCAGAAGCTTAATGGATCAATGGCATCTCGTGTCACCGCCTTCCATTCAAACGAGCAATGGAAATCCCACTTTCAGGCCTTTAAGGACACCAACAAGCTG TCGGTGGTTTATTTCACTGCTACATGGTGTGGAGCATGTAGATTCATCGAGCCAGCTTTCAAGGAGTTTTCTGCAGAATATAAAGATGCAGAGTTCATCAAGATTGATGTGGACGAGTTGGAG TCTGTGGCATGGGGACTCGAGGTGGGGACATTGCCAACATTTTTGCTGGTGAAGAAAGGAAAGGTGGTAGAGAGGGTGGTGGGGGTTAGGAAGGACGAACTGCAGAAGATGATTGTGAAACACAGGGCATGA